A section of the Numida meleagris isolate 19003 breed g44 Domestic line chromosome 16, NumMel1.0, whole genome shotgun sequence genome encodes:
- the RGS3 gene encoding regulator of G-protein signaling 3 isoform X7, whose translation MGRVAAVRHCQLLPMHLTMVDFSEKCLERAKDMKNRLGIFRRRNESPGANPSGKLDKVLKSLKPAPEEALKWGESLEKLLLHKYGLAAFRAFLRTEFSEENLEFWLACEEYKKIKSQSKMVSKAKKIFAEYIAIQSCKEVNLDSYTREHTKENLQNITRGCFDLAQKRIYGLMEKDSYPRFLRSDLYLDIIHQKKASSPL comes from the exons ATGGGGAGAGTGGCCGCGGTTCGGCACTGCCAGCTGCTCCCGATGCACCTGACCATGGTGGATTTTTCTGAGAAGTGCCTGGAAAG AGCCAAGGACATGAAGAACCGGCTGGGGATTTTCCGGCGGAGGAACGAGTCGCCGGGAGCCAACCCCTCTGGCAAGCTGGACAAAGTGCTCAAGTCGCTCAA GCCTGCGCCCGAGGAAGCTCTCAAGTGGGGGGAGtccctggagaagctgctgctgcacaaat ATGGGCTCGCGGCCTTCAGGGCCTTCCTGCGCACTGAGTTCAGTGAGGAGAACCTGGAGTTCTGGCTGGCATGCGAGGAGTACAAGAAGATCAAATCCCAGTCCAAGATGGTCTCCAAGGCCAAGAAGATCTTTGCAGAGTACATTGCCATCCAGTCCTGCAAGGAG GTGAACCTGGACTCCTACACACGGGAGCACACCAAGGAGAACCTGCAGAACATCACCCGCGGCTGCTTCGACCTCGCACAGAAGAGGATTTACGGGCTGATGGAGAAGGACTCGTACCCCCGCTTCCTCCGCTCTGACTTGTACTTGGACATCATCCACCAGAAGAAAGCCAGCTCCCCGCTGTAG
- the RGS3 gene encoding regulator of G-protein signaling 3 isoform X6, producing MPFFRDLSKPQPLEFHAEMLLGVQRPHNGSLQRRHTMKEAKDMKNRLGIFRRRNESPGANPSGKLDKVLKSLKPAPEEALKWGESLEKLLLHKYGLAAFRAFLRTEFSEENLEFWLACEEYKKIKSQSKMVSKAKKIFAEYIAIQSCKEVNLDSYTREHTKENLQNITRGCFDLAQKRIYGLMEKDSYPRFLRSDLYLDIIHQKKASSPL from the exons ATGCCCTTTTTCCGTGACCTCTCCAAACCGCAGCCCTTGGAGTTTCACGCCGAGATGCTGCTGGGCGTGCAGCGGCCGCACAACGGCAGCCTGCAGCGCCGGCACACCATGAAGGA AGCCAAGGACATGAAGAACCGGCTGGGGATTTTCCGGCGGAGGAACGAGTCGCCGGGAGCCAACCCCTCTGGCAAGCTGGACAAAGTGCTCAAGTCGCTCAA GCCTGCGCCCGAGGAAGCTCTCAAGTGGGGGGAGtccctggagaagctgctgctgcacaaat ATGGGCTCGCGGCCTTCAGGGCCTTCCTGCGCACTGAGTTCAGTGAGGAGAACCTGGAGTTCTGGCTGGCATGCGAGGAGTACAAGAAGATCAAATCCCAGTCCAAGATGGTCTCCAAGGCCAAGAAGATCTTTGCAGAGTACATTGCCATCCAGTCCTGCAAGGAG GTGAACCTGGACTCCTACACACGGGAGCACACCAAGGAGAACCTGCAGAACATCACCCGCGGCTGCTTCGACCTCGCACAGAAGAGGATTTACGGGCTGATGGAGAAGGACTCGTACCCCCGCTTCCTCCGCTCTGACTTGTACTTGGACATCATCCACCAGAAGAAAGCCAGCTCCCCGCTGTAG